One Engraulis encrasicolus isolate BLACKSEA-1 chromosome 5, IST_EnEncr_1.0, whole genome shotgun sequence DNA segment encodes these proteins:
- the LOC134449135 gene encoding ATPase family AAA domain-containing protein 2-like isoform X2: MNIRTRGKRGSVTFADMNGSAEDPHKSDDEGKHFLRKSARLQTEGKSPQEEQTDDVDSTPTSRKQHQGALRERDVDNSIRRSSRITRYKLNARNQSVLYDRLITNTAEAVLQKMDDMKKLRRRLRSRDNQEEDLRIFQGGKRKRSTRLSAASGESEDNQENGNGDFSEEEGDEEEEEEEDEEEEGGQGEKKNEEAEEEDDDDDEDDDDEEEEEEEEEEDEGDNQKRYDFRKRKTIERYQPPMEEPKKRSIFYKRHSSPTRRRYRFSTSGPRSPYSSRRSISRTQSKGRRHAIHSSDSTSSSSSSSSSDEEKFERRRSKNRNRSINSCLPLNLRKEDLLGIHKDRMKIGASLADVDPMQIDQTVRFDSIGGLTRHISSLKEMVVFPLLYPEVFERFKIQPPRGCLFYGPPGTGKTLVARALANECSQGDKKVSFFMRKGADCLSKWVGESERQLRLLFDQAYQMRPAIIFFDEIDGLAPVRSSRQDQIHSSIVSTLLALMDGLDSRGEVVVIGATNRLDSIDPALRRPGRFDREFLFGLPDRDARRDILKIHTRQWNPQPSDAFLAELADICVGYCGADIKAVCAEAALCALRRRYPQIYASSQKLQLDVSSISVGARDFVSAMRKMVPASQRAVVSPAKALAHIVQPLLSASLASILDVVQRVFPHAEQGLRRNQGRGELANGMLDEDMLYSDEEGPAITNGPRHPTTAAGSFLCFNRSVLRQPTSYRPRLLLSGAPGSGQSSHLAPAVLHTLEKFTVYTLDLAVLFGVSSTTPEEACAQLFCEAKRTAPSILYIPHLQRWWDTVGPALRATFLSLLSDIPPFSPILLLATCSRHYDSLFPEVQDLFRMEYGEVFEVPLPTRQERHRFFEDLILNQAAKVPASKRRAVMQVLEVLPLAPPPPPRRLTDQEVQQLEDQEEDTLRELRLFLRDVTNRLAQDKRFKAFTRPVDPEEVPDYVTVIKHPMDLATLLSNIDSHKYVTVKDFLHDVDLIWKNALEYNPDRDPSDRLIRHRACALKDTVHAIIKDQLDEDFEKICQEIKESRSKRGGAGSRYAPPYYHVQPKAPVAQEKTGALSPSKDAGSAVPAAASTPRCTPASKKRRRRSRWSAGVITKKKSSSHARDAAESVDEEEDDEEEEGEEEEEEKAEDMEVLEQQEEETLKKLCLFLSDVTNRLAEDKRFEAFTEPVDPEEVPDYTTVIKQPMDLSTVLANIDSNKYLTVKDFLHDVDLIWINALEYNPESDPESRLIRKQAVALKTMVHDLVKTEIDEELQESCQKIKEARCRRANDSKSNDAPVPSTPQSAQKKRRRRGRWSSGVLPKKKSHSRDNSTAAESVDDDEEEEEEAGEAEEDHSEKPQATEVEVEEAAIAEAEEETVVGETEEDAEMQTEETGPDAAAMETQETGSITAAMDTEEIGLAAPTAPAAAAVEEGGGDANPSSPLAGALVNGQVPNEAGDQSEEQAAAEPETMANEILPAEPAQKVEAVQAEPESAKPGRPEPDKAQPEAEEDTGIEIGTRRMTRALKSQVQQQQAINLEAAMQILEQSTQPLVVDHNKLKDLLHRVVAKTEGYEVDRLEKLYALLCQSVYRHRKEYDKTALLQEMEKEIEDFE; the protein is encoded by the exons ATGAACATCAGAACAAGGGGCAAGAGAGGCTCAGTAACCTTCGCAGATATGAATGGTTCAGCCGAGGACCCCCATAAATCAGATGATGAAGGAAAACATTTTCTAAG GAAATCAGCAAGATTGCAAACAGAGGGGAAGTCACCTCAGGAGGAGCAAACTG ACGATGTGGATAGCACCCCCACCTCCCGTAAGCAGCACCAGGGTGCCTTGCGGGAGAGAGACGTGGACAACTCTATTCGCCGCAGCTCCAGAATCACCAGATATAAGCTCAACGCCCGAAACCAGTCGGTGCTCTACGACCGACTCATCACCAA cactgctGAAGCAGTCCTCCAGAAGATGGACGACATGAAGAAGTTGAGACGCAGGCTGAGGAGCCGAGACAATCAAGAAGAG GACTTGAGAATTTTCCAGGGCGGCAAGAGAAAAAGATCCACAAGACTATCTGCAGCAAGTGGTGAAAGTGAAGATAACCAAGAAAATGGCAATGGAG ATTTCagtgaagaggagggagatgaggaggaggaggaggaggaggatgaggaagaggaggggggacaaggagaaaaaaagaatgaggaggctgaagaagaagatgatgatgatgatgaagacgacgatgacgaagaagaggaggaggaagaggaagaggaggacgaagggGACAACCAGAAACGCTATGACTTCAGGAAGAGAAAGACCATCGAGCGCTACCAGCCACCCATGGAGG AGCCCAAGAAGCGCAGTATCTTCTACAAGCGCCACTCCTCCCCCACCAGACGCCGCTACAGATTCTCCACCTCCGGACCCAGGAGCCCCTACAGCAGCAGACGCAGCAtcag CCGGACTCAATCTAAGGG GAGAAGACATGCCATCCACAGCAGTGACTCaacgtcgtcctcctcctcatcgtcatccTCAGACGAGGAGAAGTTCGAGCGGCGCCGGAGTAAGAACCGCAACAGGTCCATTAACAG CTGCTTGCCACTGAACCTACGTAAGGAAGACCTGCTGGGGATCCACAAGGACCGCATGAAGATCGGGGCCAGCCTGGCCGACGTGGACCCCATGCAGATAGACCAGACA GTGCGTTTTGACAGCATTGGGGGTCTGACCCGCCACATCTCCTCGCTGAAGGAGATGGTCGTCTTCCCCCTGTTATACCCTGAAGTCTTTGAGAGATTCAAGATCCAGCCTCCAAG aggCTGCCTGTTCTACGGGCCCCCCGGCACTGGGAAGACGCTGGTGGCTCGGGCCCTGGCCAACGAGTGCAGCCAGGGGGACAAGAAGGTGTCTTTCTTCATGAGGAAGGGCGCTGACTGCCTCAGCAAGTGGGTGGGGGAGTCTGAGAGGCAGCTCCGGCTGCTCTTCGATCAG GCCTATCAGATGCGTCCAGCAATAATTTTCTTTGACGAAATCGATGGCTTGGCTCCTGTGCGATCCAGCAGACAGGACCAGATTCACAG CTCCATAGTGTCGACGCTGCTGGCCCTGATGGACGGGCTGGACAGccgaggggaggtggtggtgatcgGAGCCACTAACCGCCTGGACTCCATCGACCCGGCGCTCAGACGCCCGGGACGCTTCGACAGGGAGTTCCTGTTCGGCCTGCCAGACAGAGAT GCCCGCAGAGACATTCTGAAGATCCACACGCGCCAGTGGAACCCTCAGCCCTCAGACGCTTTCCTGGCGGAACTGGCTGACATATGCGTTG GCTACTGTGGCGCTGACATCAAGGCAGTATGTGCGGAGGCGGCCCTGTGCGCGCTCCGCCGGCGCTACCCCCAGATCTACGCCTCCTCCCAGAAGCTGCAGCTGGATGTCTCGTCCATCAGCGTGGGCGCGCGCGACTTCGTCTCTGCCATGCGCAAGATGGTGCCCGCCTCCCAGCGTGCGGTGGTCTCGCCCGCCAAGGCCCTGGCGCACATCGTGCAGCCGCTGCTGTCTGCCTCGCTGGCCAGCATTCTGGACGTGGTGCAGAGGGTGTTCCCACACGCCGAGCAAGGCCTGAGGAGGAaccaggggagaggag AGCTGGCCAATGGCATGTTGGATGAGGACATGCTGTATAGTGACGAGGAGGGACCAGCTATCACTAATGGACCAAGGCATCCCACCACTGCAGCCGGCAGCTTCCTTTGCTTCAACAG GAGTGTGCTCCGGCAGCCCACCTCCTACCGGCCGCGTCTGCTGCTCAGCGGGGCACCTGGCTCGGGTCAGAGCTCGCACCTGGCCCCCGCCGTGCTCCACACGCTGGAGAAGTTCACCGTCTACACGCTGGACCTGGCCGTCCTGTTCGGAGTCAGCAGCACCACCCCAGAGGAGGCCTGTGCTCAG CTGTTCTGCGAGGCCAAGCGTACGGCGCCCAGCATCCTGTACATCCCCCACCTGCAGCGCTGGTGGGACACGGTGGGGCCCGCCCTGAGGGCCACCTTCCTCAGCCTGCTCAGCGACATCCCCCCCTTCTCCCCCATCCTGCTGCTGGCCACCTGCAGCCGACACTACGACAGCCTCTTCCCCGAG GTTCAGGACCTGTTCCGTATGGAGTACGGGGAGGTGTTTGAGGTTCCCCTGCCCACTCGACAGGAGAGGCACCGGTTCTTTGAGGACCTCATTCTCAACCAGGCGGCCAAAGTACCAGCATCCAAAAGGAGAGCAG TGATGCAGGTGTTGGAGGTGCTGCCCttagcccctccccctcccccgcgtCGGCTGACAGATCAGGAAGTGCAGCAGCTGGAGGACCAGGAAGAGGACACCCTCAGGGAGCTCCGCCTCTTCCTGCGGGACGTGACCAATCGCCTTGCTCAGGACAAGCGCTTCAAGGCCTTCACCCGGCCCGTGGACCCTGAGGAG GTTCCAGACTACGTCACTGTTATCAAGCACCCCATGGATCTGGCAACCCTTCTTTCCAACATCGACTCGCACAAGTACGTTACTGTGAAAGATTTCCTCCATGATGTGGACCTGATCTGGAAAAACGCCTTGGAGTACAACCCAGACAGAGATCCCTCAG ATCGCCTGATCCGCCACCGAGCTTGTGCGCTGAAGGACACAGTGCATGCCATCATCAAGGACCAGCTGGATGAGGACTTTGAGAAGATCTGTCAGGAAATCAAAGAATCGAGAAGCAAAAGAG gCGGTGCAGGCTCCAGGTATGCGCCTCCGTACTACCACGTCCAACCCAAAGCTCCAGTAGCCCAGGAGAAGACAGGTGCCCTCTCCCCTTCCAAAGACGCAGGGTCAGCTGTGCCCGCTGCTGCATCAACGCCACGCTGCACAC CGGCCTCCAAGAAAAGGCGACGAAGAAGCCGGTGGTCCGCTGGCGTCATCACCAAGAAGAAGTCCTCCTCTCACGCCCGAGACGCCGCAGAGTctgtggatgaggaagaggacgatgaagaagaggaaggagaggaggaagaagaggagaaggcagaggatATGGAGGTGCTGGAGCAACAGGAAGAAGAAACACTAAAGAAACTCTGCCTCTTCCTGTCTGATGTCACCAATCGCTTGGCCGAAGACAAGCGATTTGAAGCTTTCACTGAGCCTGTGGATCCAGAGGAG GTTCCAGACTACACCACCGTTATCAAGCAACCCATGGACCTCTCCACTGTTCTCGCCAATATCGACTCAAATAAATACCTTACTGTGAAAGATTTCCTGCATGATGTGGACCTTATCTGGATCAACGCACTTGAATACAACCCAGAATCAGATCCTGAAA GTCGGCTTATCCGCAAGCAAGCAGTGGCCCTGAAGACCATGGTGCACGACCTCGTCAAGACTGAGATAGACGAGGAGCTGCAGGAGTCTTGCCAAAAAATCAAAGAGGCGCGTTGCCGGAGAGCAAACGACTCCAAAAGCAACGATGCCCCTGTGCCATCCACCCCACAGTCGG ctcagaagaagagaaggaggagaggccgATGGAGCAGCGGTGTGCTGCCCAAGAAGAAGTCCCACTCTCGGGACAACTCCACCGCCGCAGAGTCtgtagatgatgatgaggaggaggaggaggaagccggGGAGGCAGAGGAAGACCACAGCGAGAAGCCTCAGGCaacagaggtggaggtggaggaggctgccattgctgaggcggaggaggagacggTAGTTGGGGAAACGGAGGAGGATGCTGAGATGCAGACTGAAGAGACTGGTCCTGATGCTGCAGCTATGGAGACTCAGGAGACTGGCTCCATCACTGCTGCCATGGACACTGAAGAGATTGGCCTCGCAGCTCctactgctcctgctgctgctgccgtggaggagggaggaggagatgccaaCCCTTCGTCCCCATTGGCTGGTGCGCTGGTGAATGGACAAGTCCCCAATGAGGCTGGGGACCAATCAGAGGAACAGGCTGCCGCTGAGCCTGAGACGATGGCCAATGAGATTCTGCCAGCTGAACCTGCTCAGAAGGTGGAGGCTGTGCAAGCGGAGCCTGAGTCGGCCAAACCTGGTAGGCCGGAACCGGACAAGGCACAACCTGAGGCGGAAGAAGACACTGGAATAG AGATTGGGACTCGTCGTATGACGCGGGCCCTGAAGAGccaggtgcagcagcagcaggccatcAACCTGGAGGCTGCCATGCAGATCCTGGAGCAAAGCACCCAGCCACTTGTGGTCGACCACAACAAACTCAAG GATCTACTGCACAGGGTGGTTGCTAAGACAGAGGGCTATGAGGTGGATCGACTGGAGAAACTGTATGCTCTTCTGTGCCAGAGTGTGTACCGGCACAGGAAAGAGTATGATAAGACTGCGCTTTTACAG GAAATGGAGAAGGAAATTGAGGACTTCGAATAA
- the LOC134449135 gene encoding ATPase family AAA domain-containing protein 2-like isoform X3, with translation MNIRTRGKRGSVTFADMNGSAEDPHKSDDEGKHFLRKSARLQTEGKSPQEEQTDDVDSTPTSRKQHQGALRERDVDNSIRRSSRITRYKLNARNQSVLYDRLITNTAEAVLQKMDDMKKLRRRLRSRDNQEEDLRIFQGGKRKRSTRLSAASGESEDNQENGNGDFSEEEGDEEEEEEEDEEEEGGQGEKKNEEAEEEDDDDDEDDDDEEEEEEEEEEDEGDNQKRYDFRKRKTIERYQPPMEEPKKRSIFYKRHSSPTRRRYRFSTSGPRSPYSSRRSIRRRHAIHSSDSTSSSSSSSSSDEEKFERRRSKNRNRSINSCLPLNLRKEDLLGIHKDRMKIGASLADVDPMQIDQTVRFDSIGGLTRHISSLKEMVVFPLLYPEVFERFKIQPPRGCLFYGPPGTGKTLVARALANECSQGDKKVSFFMRKGADCLSKWVGESERQLRLLFDQAYQMRPAIIFFDEIDGLAPVRSSRQDQIHSSIVSTLLALMDGLDSRGEVVVIGATNRLDSIDPALRRPGRFDREFLFGLPDRDARRDILKIHTRQWNPQPSDAFLAELADICVGYCGADIKAVCAEAALCALRRRYPQIYASSQKLQLDVSSISVGARDFVSAMRKMVPASQRAVVSPAKALAHIVQPLLSASLASILDVVQRVFPHAEQGLRRNQGRGELANGMLDEDMLYSDEEGPAITNGPRHPTTAAGSFLCFNRSVLRQPTSYRPRLLLSGAPGSGQSSHLAPAVLHTLEKFTVYTLDLAVLFGVSSTTPEEACAQLFCEAKRTAPSILYIPHLQRWWDTVGPALRATFLSLLSDIPPFSPILLLATCSRHYDSLFPEVQDLFRMEYGEVFEVPLPTRQERHRFFEDLILNQAAKVPASKRRAVMQVLEVLPLAPPPPPRRLTDQEVQQLEDQEEDTLRELRLFLRDVTNRLAQDKRFKAFTRPVDPEEVPDYVTVIKHPMDLATLLSNIDSHKYVTVKDFLHDVDLIWKNALEYNPDRDPSDRLIRHRACALKDTVHAIIKDQLDEDFEKICQEIKESRSKRGGAGSRYAPPYYHVQPKAPVAQEKTGALSPSKDAGSAVPAAASTPRCTRKLYCTASKKRRRRSRWSAGVITKKKSSSHARDAAESVDEEEDDEEEEGEEEEEEKAEDMEVLEQQEEETLKKLCLFLSDVTNRLAEDKRFEAFTEPVDPEEVPDYTTVIKQPMDLSTVLANIDSNKYLTVKDFLHDVDLIWINALEYNPESDPESRLIRKQAVALKTMVHDLVKTEIDEELQESCQKIKEARCRRANDSKSNDAPVPSTPQSAQKKRRRRGRWSSGVLPKKKSHSRDNSTAAESVDDDEEEEEEAGEAEEDHSEKPQATEVEVEEAAIAEAEEETVVGETEEDAEMQTEETGPDAAAMETQETGSITAAMDTEEIGLAAPTAPAAAAVEEGGGDANPSSPLAGALVNGQVPNEAGDQSEEQAAAEPETMANEILPAEPAQKVEAVQAEPESAKPGRPEPDKAQPEAEEDTGIEIGTRRMTRALKSQVQQQQAINLEAAMQILEQSTQPLVVDHNKLKDLLHRVVAKTEGYEVDRLEKLYALLCQSVYRHRKEYDKTALLQEMEKEIEDFE, from the exons ATGAACATCAGAACAAGGGGCAAGAGAGGCTCAGTAACCTTCGCAGATATGAATGGTTCAGCCGAGGACCCCCATAAATCAGATGATGAAGGAAAACATTTTCTAAG GAAATCAGCAAGATTGCAAACAGAGGGGAAGTCACCTCAGGAGGAGCAAACTG ACGATGTGGATAGCACCCCCACCTCCCGTAAGCAGCACCAGGGTGCCTTGCGGGAGAGAGACGTGGACAACTCTATTCGCCGCAGCTCCAGAATCACCAGATATAAGCTCAACGCCCGAAACCAGTCGGTGCTCTACGACCGACTCATCACCAA cactgctGAAGCAGTCCTCCAGAAGATGGACGACATGAAGAAGTTGAGACGCAGGCTGAGGAGCCGAGACAATCAAGAAGAG GACTTGAGAATTTTCCAGGGCGGCAAGAGAAAAAGATCCACAAGACTATCTGCAGCAAGTGGTGAAAGTGAAGATAACCAAGAAAATGGCAATGGAG ATTTCagtgaagaggagggagatgaggaggaggaggaggaggaggatgaggaagaggaggggggacaaggagaaaaaaagaatgaggaggctgaagaagaagatgatgatgatgatgaagacgacgatgacgaagaagaggaggaggaagaggaagaggaggacgaagggGACAACCAGAAACGCTATGACTTCAGGAAGAGAAAGACCATCGAGCGCTACCAGCCACCCATGGAGG AGCCCAAGAAGCGCAGTATCTTCTACAAGCGCCACTCCTCCCCCACCAGACGCCGCTACAGATTCTCCACCTCCGGACCCAGGAGCCCCTACAGCAGCAGACGCAGCAtcag GAGAAGACATGCCATCCACAGCAGTGACTCaacgtcgtcctcctcctcatcgtcatccTCAGACGAGGAGAAGTTCGAGCGGCGCCGGAGTAAGAACCGCAACAGGTCCATTAACAG CTGCTTGCCACTGAACCTACGTAAGGAAGACCTGCTGGGGATCCACAAGGACCGCATGAAGATCGGGGCCAGCCTGGCCGACGTGGACCCCATGCAGATAGACCAGACA GTGCGTTTTGACAGCATTGGGGGTCTGACCCGCCACATCTCCTCGCTGAAGGAGATGGTCGTCTTCCCCCTGTTATACCCTGAAGTCTTTGAGAGATTCAAGATCCAGCCTCCAAG aggCTGCCTGTTCTACGGGCCCCCCGGCACTGGGAAGACGCTGGTGGCTCGGGCCCTGGCCAACGAGTGCAGCCAGGGGGACAAGAAGGTGTCTTTCTTCATGAGGAAGGGCGCTGACTGCCTCAGCAAGTGGGTGGGGGAGTCTGAGAGGCAGCTCCGGCTGCTCTTCGATCAG GCCTATCAGATGCGTCCAGCAATAATTTTCTTTGACGAAATCGATGGCTTGGCTCCTGTGCGATCCAGCAGACAGGACCAGATTCACAG CTCCATAGTGTCGACGCTGCTGGCCCTGATGGACGGGCTGGACAGccgaggggaggtggtggtgatcgGAGCCACTAACCGCCTGGACTCCATCGACCCGGCGCTCAGACGCCCGGGACGCTTCGACAGGGAGTTCCTGTTCGGCCTGCCAGACAGAGAT GCCCGCAGAGACATTCTGAAGATCCACACGCGCCAGTGGAACCCTCAGCCCTCAGACGCTTTCCTGGCGGAACTGGCTGACATATGCGTTG GCTACTGTGGCGCTGACATCAAGGCAGTATGTGCGGAGGCGGCCCTGTGCGCGCTCCGCCGGCGCTACCCCCAGATCTACGCCTCCTCCCAGAAGCTGCAGCTGGATGTCTCGTCCATCAGCGTGGGCGCGCGCGACTTCGTCTCTGCCATGCGCAAGATGGTGCCCGCCTCCCAGCGTGCGGTGGTCTCGCCCGCCAAGGCCCTGGCGCACATCGTGCAGCCGCTGCTGTCTGCCTCGCTGGCCAGCATTCTGGACGTGGTGCAGAGGGTGTTCCCACACGCCGAGCAAGGCCTGAGGAGGAaccaggggagaggag AGCTGGCCAATGGCATGTTGGATGAGGACATGCTGTATAGTGACGAGGAGGGACCAGCTATCACTAATGGACCAAGGCATCCCACCACTGCAGCCGGCAGCTTCCTTTGCTTCAACAG GAGTGTGCTCCGGCAGCCCACCTCCTACCGGCCGCGTCTGCTGCTCAGCGGGGCACCTGGCTCGGGTCAGAGCTCGCACCTGGCCCCCGCCGTGCTCCACACGCTGGAGAAGTTCACCGTCTACACGCTGGACCTGGCCGTCCTGTTCGGAGTCAGCAGCACCACCCCAGAGGAGGCCTGTGCTCAG CTGTTCTGCGAGGCCAAGCGTACGGCGCCCAGCATCCTGTACATCCCCCACCTGCAGCGCTGGTGGGACACGGTGGGGCCCGCCCTGAGGGCCACCTTCCTCAGCCTGCTCAGCGACATCCCCCCCTTCTCCCCCATCCTGCTGCTGGCCACCTGCAGCCGACACTACGACAGCCTCTTCCCCGAG GTTCAGGACCTGTTCCGTATGGAGTACGGGGAGGTGTTTGAGGTTCCCCTGCCCACTCGACAGGAGAGGCACCGGTTCTTTGAGGACCTCATTCTCAACCAGGCGGCCAAAGTACCAGCATCCAAAAGGAGAGCAG TGATGCAGGTGTTGGAGGTGCTGCCCttagcccctccccctcccccgcgtCGGCTGACAGATCAGGAAGTGCAGCAGCTGGAGGACCAGGAAGAGGACACCCTCAGGGAGCTCCGCCTCTTCCTGCGGGACGTGACCAATCGCCTTGCTCAGGACAAGCGCTTCAAGGCCTTCACCCGGCCCGTGGACCCTGAGGAG GTTCCAGACTACGTCACTGTTATCAAGCACCCCATGGATCTGGCAACCCTTCTTTCCAACATCGACTCGCACAAGTACGTTACTGTGAAAGATTTCCTCCATGATGTGGACCTGATCTGGAAAAACGCCTTGGAGTACAACCCAGACAGAGATCCCTCAG ATCGCCTGATCCGCCACCGAGCTTGTGCGCTGAAGGACACAGTGCATGCCATCATCAAGGACCAGCTGGATGAGGACTTTGAGAAGATCTGTCAGGAAATCAAAGAATCGAGAAGCAAAAGAG gCGGTGCAGGCTCCAGGTATGCGCCTCCGTACTACCACGTCCAACCCAAAGCTCCAGTAGCCCAGGAGAAGACAGGTGCCCTCTCCCCTTCCAAAGACGCAGGGTCAGCTGTGCCCGCTGCTGCATCAACGCCACGCTGCACACGTAAGCTGTATTGTA CGGCCTCCAAGAAAAGGCGACGAAGAAGCCGGTGGTCCGCTGGCGTCATCACCAAGAAGAAGTCCTCCTCTCACGCCCGAGACGCCGCAGAGTctgtggatgaggaagaggacgatgaagaagaggaaggagaggaggaagaagaggagaaggcagaggatATGGAGGTGCTGGAGCAACAGGAAGAAGAAACACTAAAGAAACTCTGCCTCTTCCTGTCTGATGTCACCAATCGCTTGGCCGAAGACAAGCGATTTGAAGCTTTCACTGAGCCTGTGGATCCAGAGGAG GTTCCAGACTACACCACCGTTATCAAGCAACCCATGGACCTCTCCACTGTTCTCGCCAATATCGACTCAAATAAATACCTTACTGTGAAAGATTTCCTGCATGATGTGGACCTTATCTGGATCAACGCACTTGAATACAACCCAGAATCAGATCCTGAAA GTCGGCTTATCCGCAAGCAAGCAGTGGCCCTGAAGACCATGGTGCACGACCTCGTCAAGACTGAGATAGACGAGGAGCTGCAGGAGTCTTGCCAAAAAATCAAAGAGGCGCGTTGCCGGAGAGCAAACGACTCCAAAAGCAACGATGCCCCTGTGCCATCCACCCCACAGTCGG ctcagaagaagagaaggaggagaggccgATGGAGCAGCGGTGTGCTGCCCAAGAAGAAGTCCCACTCTCGGGACAACTCCACCGCCGCAGAGTCtgtagatgatgatgaggaggaggaggaggaagccggGGAGGCAGAGGAAGACCACAGCGAGAAGCCTCAGGCaacagaggtggaggtggaggaggctgccattgctgaggcggaggaggagacggTAGTTGGGGAAACGGAGGAGGATGCTGAGATGCAGACTGAAGAGACTGGTCCTGATGCTGCAGCTATGGAGACTCAGGAGACTGGCTCCATCACTGCTGCCATGGACACTGAAGAGATTGGCCTCGCAGCTCctactgctcctgctgctgctgccgtggaggagggaggaggagatgccaaCCCTTCGTCCCCATTGGCTGGTGCGCTGGTGAATGGACAAGTCCCCAATGAGGCTGGGGACCAATCAGAGGAACAGGCTGCCGCTGAGCCTGAGACGATGGCCAATGAGATTCTGCCAGCTGAACCTGCTCAGAAGGTGGAGGCTGTGCAAGCGGAGCCTGAGTCGGCCAAACCTGGTAGGCCGGAACCGGACAAGGCACAACCTGAGGCGGAAGAAGACACTGGAATAG AGATTGGGACTCGTCGTATGACGCGGGCCCTGAAGAGccaggtgcagcagcagcaggccatcAACCTGGAGGCTGCCATGCAGATCCTGGAGCAAAGCACCCAGCCACTTGTGGTCGACCACAACAAACTCAAG GATCTACTGCACAGGGTGGTTGCTAAGACAGAGGGCTATGAGGTGGATCGACTGGAGAAACTGTATGCTCTTCTGTGCCAGAGTGTGTACCGGCACAGGAAAGAGTATGATAAGACTGCGCTTTTACAG GAAATGGAGAAGGAAATTGAGGACTTCGAATAA